From Gimesia panareensis, the proteins below share one genomic window:
- a CDS encoding SGNH/GDSL hydrolase family protein, which yields MNQTSDSQPEPQPQQRKQRHPVLFRLLAVLLGLALVGLLEGGLRLWGVQPLPYSRDPFVSFSEDSTLFVKNEAGTEYLTSADRSDFFRPQHFPVQKGTNTYRVFVLGGSTVQGRPYAVETSFTNWLQLNLQAADPAHKFEVVNCGGVSYASYRLVPILREALHYEPDLFIVYSGHNEFLEDRSYASLKHRPELLLQTQRSLLNLRLASVIQSLLPTEQNTTPASSESENVLATDVNALLDFQKGLEKYHRDPEHHRAIMAHYEFNIRQMILLAHQAGVPLLLVNPVSNLKNCIPFKSEFDPRLTQEEIARINALWKSADECSWDQAERKMDFWRQATDIDDSHASLLYGVGKTCEYLKQFSAAKSWFIKAKEADVCPLRMREPMHDSLFRLAKQYDVPLIDARQLIEQKTPDGIPGSELLVDHVHPSIEGHQLIADAIYEKMCDLQLIVSPPDWKATRDQLRREQLESLEQEYFLRGAKRLRRLQGWARGRSTLVPDATTQTHTK from the coding sequence ATGAATCAGACGAGCGATTCACAACCAGAACCGCAACCGCAGCAGCGAAAGCAGCGGCATCCCGTCCTGTTTCGCCTGCTGGCGGTCCTGCTGGGACTCGCGCTGGTCGGCCTGCTGGAAGGGGGCCTGCGTTTGTGGGGCGTGCAGCCGCTCCCCTATAGCCGGGACCCTTTCGTCTCCTTCAGCGAAGACTCAACCCTGTTCGTCAAAAACGAGGCGGGGACCGAGTACCTGACCTCTGCCGACCGCTCTGATTTCTTTCGTCCGCAACACTTTCCGGTGCAGAAGGGAACCAATACGTATCGCGTGTTTGTCCTGGGCGGGTCGACTGTGCAGGGACGACCGTATGCAGTCGAGACCTCGTTCACCAACTGGCTGCAGCTCAATCTGCAGGCCGCAGATCCCGCGCACAAGTTTGAAGTGGTAAACTGTGGCGGTGTCTCGTATGCCAGTTATCGCCTGGTGCCGATCCTGCGTGAAGCGCTGCATTACGAACCCGATCTGTTCATCGTCTACAGCGGGCACAATGAATTTCTGGAAGACCGCTCTTATGCCAGTCTGAAACACCGGCCGGAACTGTTGCTACAGACGCAGCGTTCTCTTTTGAACCTGCGGCTGGCTTCTGTCATTCAGAGTCTGCTGCCGACCGAGCAGAACACAACGCCCGCTTCCAGTGAATCCGAGAATGTACTGGCAACGGATGTCAACGCGCTGCTCGACTTTCAGAAAGGACTGGAAAAGTATCACCGCGATCCGGAACATCATCGGGCAATCATGGCCCACTATGAGTTCAACATCCGCCAGATGATTCTACTGGCGCACCAGGCCGGTGTCCCGCTGCTGCTGGTCAACCCGGTGAGCAACCTTAAAAACTGTATCCCCTTCAAAAGCGAATTCGATCCCCGGCTCACCCAGGAAGAGATCGCCAGGATCAACGCACTCTGGAAGTCAGCCGACGAATGCAGTTGGGACCAGGCAGAACGCAAAATGGACTTCTGGCGTCAGGCGACCGACATCGATGACAGTCATGCCAGCCTGCTGTATGGCGTCGGTAAGACCTGCGAGTATCTGAAACAATTCTCAGCAGCGAAATCCTGGTTCATCAAAGCCAAAGAGGCAGATGTCTGTCCGCTGCGGATGCGGGAACCGATGCACGATTCACTGTTTCGCCTGGCAAAGCAGTATGACGTGCCCTTGATCGATGCCCGGCAATTAATCGAACAGAAAACGCCGGACGGCATTCCGGGCAGCGAACTGCTCGTCGATCATGTGCACCCCAGCATCGAAGGACACCAGCTGATCGCGGACGCGATTTACGAGAAGATGTGCGACCTGCAACTGATTGTCTCGCCCCCGGACTGGAAAGCCACCCGGGATCAACTGCGACGGGAACAACTGGAGTCCCTGGAGCAGGAATATTTCCTGCGGGGCGCCAAGCGTCTCAGACGTCTGCAGGGCTGGGCCCGGGGGCGGAGTACACTCGTTCCGGACGCGACGACGCAAACTCATACAAAATGA